One stretch of Tepidibacter hydrothermalis DNA includes these proteins:
- the yyaC gene encoding spore protease YyaC: protein MYLAKANYKEENVICVLKEILTTIINDNTVIICIGTDRCIGDSLGPLVGTMLKNSDYKYPIYGTLDDPIHALNINESLNYIKNKHPEANFVAIDACLGEVNNIGNIQIREGPILPGKGVGKTLPKIGDYSIVAIVDEIDENSKFAFNNIRLSFIVQMSELIATSIILSS, encoded by the coding sequence GTGTATTTGGCTAAGGCAAATTATAAAGAAGAAAATGTCATTTGTGTTTTAAAAGAAATTTTAACAACTATAATCAACGATAACACGGTTATAATTTGTATAGGAACAGATAGATGCATAGGCGATTCTCTAGGTCCCCTAGTTGGAACTATGCTAAAGAACAGTGATTATAAATATCCTATTTACGGAACTTTAGATGATCCTATTCATGCCCTGAATATTAATGAATCACTAAATTATATAAAAAACAAACATCCTGAAGCTAATTTCGTAGCTATAGATGCTTGTTTAGGAGAAGTTAACAATATAGGTAATATTCAAATCAGAGAGGGCCCTATTCTTCCTGGAAAAGGAGTTGGAAAAACACTTCCTAAAATAGGGGACTACTCAATAGTCGCTATAGTTGATGAAATTGATGAGAACAGTAAATTTGCATTTAATAACATACGTCTTAGTTTTATCGTTCAAATGTCAGAGTTAATAGCAACATCTATCATACTCTCATCTTAG
- a CDS encoding flagellar hook-basal body complex protein has translation MFRGLYTVTSGMQTNQKKLDVISNNIANANTSGFKKDVVISEAFPEMLISKINGKLENDLNNTYNNPKLDVQRDGQGFYLKSNKGFFTVDSPMGTSYNKSVRFSVDDEGYLKTYTRDIKKGIDTSTGFYVLDSEKNKIKVDNKDIQVDDKSGNVISNGNVVANLIYTPSKNVIGTINGGLRLDRIQTNFLSGQIKPTDNKLDFAIKGDGFFKVQSEDGIRYTRDGSFELNNKGELINLNGNYVLGKEGIITLDKDFKINKNGEIYIKDEDYGTYEYYDKIDAVNVLNVNALRKEGNNLYKVEEGINPDEQKLDGDLLQGFIETSNVNSVNEMVDMITVFREYESNQKVVKAYDEMMGKAVNEIGKV, from the coding sequence ATGTTTAGAGGCCTTTATACGGTTACATCAGGTATGCAGACTAATCAAAAAAAATTAGATGTTATTAGTAATAACATAGCAAATGCTAACACATCTGGATTTAAAAAAGATGTAGTAATTTCAGAAGCTTTTCCAGAAATGTTGATAAGTAAAATAAATGGTAAATTAGAAAATGACCTAAACAACACATATAATAACCCGAAATTAGATGTCCAAAGAGATGGACAAGGATTCTATCTTAAATCTAATAAAGGTTTTTTTACTGTGGATAGTCCTATGGGGACAAGCTATAATAAATCAGTAAGATTCAGTGTGGATGATGAAGGATATTTAAAAACATACACTAGGGACATAAAAAAAGGAATAGATACAAGTACTGGATTTTATGTATTAGATTCTGAAAAAAATAAAATAAAAGTTGATAATAAAGACATTCAAGTTGATGATAAAAGTGGAAATGTTATATCTAATGGAAATGTAGTAGCAAATCTTATATATACTCCATCTAAAAATGTTATAGGAACTATAAATGGAGGATTAAGACTTGATAGAATTCAAACTAATTTTCTTTCAGGACAGATAAAACCAACTGATAATAAATTAGATTTTGCTATAAAAGGTGACGGATTCTTTAAAGTACAAAGCGAAGATGGAATTAGATATACAAGAGATGGTTCTTTTGAATTAAATAATAAAGGAGAACTAATAAATTTAAATGGAAATTATGTACTTGGAAAAGAAGGGATAATAACTCTTGATAAAGACTTTAAGATAAATAAAAATGGAGAAATATATATAAAAGATGAAGACTATGGCACATATGAATACTATGATAAAATAGATGCAGTGAATGTGTTAAATGTCAATGCCCTTAGAAAAGAAGGGAATAATCTATATAAGGTAGAAGAAGGAATAAATCCAGATGAACAAAAACTGGATGGAGATCTACTTCAAGGATTCATTGAAACATCTAATGTAAATTCAGTAAATGAGATGGTAGATATGATTACTGTCTTTAGAGAATATGAAAGTAATCAAAAAGTTGTAAAAGCTTATGATGAGATGATGGGAAAGGCAGTAAACGAAATCGGAAAAGTGTAA
- the flgG gene encoding flagellar basal-body rod protein FlgG: MRALWTAASGMKAQQLNMDNVSNNLANVNTTGYKKQRIEFKDLLYENIKKSNLVEGEGSPSNLQIGHGVMTSATSRIFENGNLERTENPTDLALDGKGFFAIQNPKGQNLYTRDGSFKLSVDEDTKKLVTTEGYTVLSVDDDEIIVENGQKDFTVDPSGKVTVKNSDGEFEELGQIKVVQFLNPAGLEATGKNYYKATGASGEEIVLDEEDAETNIAQGFLETSNVQVVDEMIKMITAQRAYEMNSKSIQTADDMMQMANNLRR; this comes from the coding sequence ATGAGAGCACTATGGACTGCTGCTAGTGGAATGAAAGCACAGCAACTTAATATGGATAATGTTTCTAATAACTTAGCAAATGTAAATACTACTGGTTACAAAAAACAAAGAATAGAGTTCAAGGATTTGTTATATGAGAATATAAAAAAATCGAATTTAGTAGAAGGAGAAGGTAGTCCATCTAATTTACAAATAGGACATGGTGTTATGACATCTGCTACTAGTAGAATATTTGAAAATGGAAATCTTGAAAGAACGGAAAATCCAACAGATTTGGCTCTTGATGGAAAAGGATTCTTTGCAATACAAAATCCTAAGGGTCAAAACTTATATACTAGAGATGGATCATTTAAATTAAGTGTAGATGAGGATACTAAAAAGCTTGTTACAACAGAAGGTTATACAGTTTTATCTGTAGACGATGATGAAATAATAGTAGAGAATGGTCAAAAAGATTTCACTGTAGATCCAAGTGGTAAAGTTACTGTTAAAAACTCGGATGGAGAGTTTGAAGAACTAGGTCAAATTAAGGTTGTTCAGTTCTTAAATCCAGCAGGTCTTGAAGCCACAGGTAAGAACTACTATAAAGCTACAGGTGCATCTGGAGAAGAAATAGTTCTTGATGAAGAAGATGCAGAGACTAATATAGCTCAAGGATTTTTAGAGACTTCAAATGTACAAGTAGTAGATGAGATGATAAAGATGATAACAGCTCAAAGAGCGTATGAGATGAATTCTAAGTCTATACAAACAGCAGATGATATGATGCAAATGGCTAATAACCTTAGAAGATAG
- a CDS encoding rod-binding protein, with amino-acid sequence MEITNNYTNLDVLKSKVKNTKEDDKKLMKACQDIEAEFLKIMLKEMKKTIPKDSLFEKSQGREIFEDLYTEELAVKSSKGSSLGLAKSIYDQFNKTYIKK; translated from the coding sequence GTGGAGATTACTAATAATTACACAAACTTAGATGTATTAAAGAGCAAGGTTAAGAATACTAAAGAAGACGACAAAAAGCTTATGAAAGCGTGTCAAGATATAGAAGCAGAGTTTTTGAAAATAATGCTTAAAGAAATGAAAAAAACTATTCCTAAGGATTCTTTGTTTGAAAAATCTCAAGGAAGAGAAATTTTTGAAGATTTATATACTGAAGAACTTGCAGTTAAGTCTTCAAAGGGATCTTCTTTAGGACTAGCTAAGAGTATATATGATCAATTTAATAAAACATATATAAAGAAATAG
- the fabZ gene encoding 3-hydroxyacyl-ACP dehydratase FabZ has protein sequence MLNVDEIKKIIPHRYPFLLVDKVVELEEGKKAVGIKNVTVNEPFFQGHFPDYPLMPGVLIVEAMAQVGAVAMMTVEENKGKLGVFTGIDKVRFRKEVRPGDTLKMEVEMINMRRGIGKAEAKAYVGDELACSGTLMFALVDKN, from the coding sequence ATGCTTAATGTAGATGAAATAAAAAAGATAATACCACATAGATATCCTTTTCTACTAGTGGATAAGGTAGTTGAATTAGAAGAAGGAAAAAAAGCTGTTGGGATAAAGAATGTTACTGTAAATGAACCATTCTTTCAAGGTCATTTCCCTGATTATCCTTTAATGCCAGGGGTTTTAATTGTTGAAGCCATGGCTCAGGTAGGGGCTGTTGCTATGATGACAGTAGAGGAAAACAAGGGTAAATTAGGAGTTTTTACAGGTATAGATAAGGTTAGATTCAGAAAAGAAGTAAGACCTGGAGATACTCTTAAAATGGAAGTTGAAATGATAAATATGAGAAGAGGAATAGGAAAAGCAGAAGCTAAGGCTTATGTTGGAGATGAATTAGCTTGTAGTGGAACTTTAATGTTTGCATTGGTAGATAAAAACTAA
- the spoIIID gene encoding sporulation transcriptional regulator SpoIIID, protein MKAYIEERTVTIAKYIIEKKTTVRETAKKFGVSKSTVHKDITERLESLNPVLAEEVKNVLDKNKSERHIRGGMATKLKYESTSKNTG, encoded by the coding sequence TTGAAGGCATATATAGAAGAAAGAACCGTAACGATAGCTAAATATATAATAGAAAAAAAAACCACAGTAAGAGAAACTGCAAAGAAATTTGGAGTTAGCAAAAGTACAGTACATAAAGATATAACTGAGAGGTTAGAATCTTTAAACCCAGTACTTGCTGAAGAAGTAAAAAATGTATTAGATAAAAACAAATCAGAAAGGCACATAAGAGGAGGAATGGCTACAAAATTAAAATATGAAAGCACTAGTAAAAATACAGGATGA
- the spoIID gene encoding stage II sporulation protein D — translation MKNPFLVVVYTFLVIVVLPVILTIGIYKDDIFQKEIVQTKTTNSINIKVYNTKTDNVEELDIEKYLYNVVASEMPATFDEEALKAQAIAARSYVFHKMENGGDKIPQHKGAVVCTDHRHCQEYLDTNTLEKLHNKKWMSESWPKIKKAVDDTRGMVMTFEEKTIQPLYHSTSGGKTENSEEVFSASLPYLRSVESPYEEESPKFRANMKISKNDFINKFKGVGIVLSDNLNKDIQVMSRSEGGSVKEIRVGNKVVKGSKVRSILGLNSSDFDIKVDGNFLNIMTKGYGHGVGMSQWGANGMAHKGYKYDEILKHYFKGVSIENKY, via the coding sequence ATGAAAAACCCTTTTTTAGTTGTTGTGTATACTTTTTTAGTTATAGTAGTTTTACCTGTAATATTAACTATTGGAATATATAAGGATGATATATTTCAAAAAGAAATTGTACAAACTAAAACAACTAATTCAATCAATATAAAGGTTTACAATACAAAAACAGACAATGTAGAAGAACTAGATATAGAGAAGTACTTATACAATGTAGTTGCATCTGAAATGCCAGCAACTTTCGATGAAGAAGCTTTAAAAGCACAAGCTATAGCAGCAAGATCATATGTTTTTCATAAAATGGAAAATGGAGGAGATAAAATACCTCAGCACAAGGGAGCTGTAGTATGTACAGATCATAGGCATTGTCAAGAATATCTAGATACTAATACTCTTGAAAAACTACATAATAAAAAGTGGATGAGTGAGTCTTGGCCTAAGATAAAAAAAGCTGTAGACGACACTAGGGGAATGGTTATGACCTTTGAAGAAAAAACTATACAACCTTTATATCATTCAACTAGTGGAGGTAAAACGGAAAATTCTGAAGAAGTATTTAGCGCAAGTCTTCCTTATTTAAGGTCGGTTGAAAGTCCATATGAAGAAGAATCACCAAAATTTAGAGCGAATATGAAGATTAGTAAGAATGATTTTATAAACAAATTTAAGGGTGTTGGAATTGTATTATCTGATAATCTTAATAAAGATATACAGGTTATGTCCAGAAGCGAAGGCGGTTCTGTAAAAGAAATAAGAGTAGGAAATAAGGTTGTAAAGGGAAGTAAAGTTAGAAGTATACTTGGTCTTAATTCTTCTGATTTTGATATAAAAGTAGATGGGAACTTTTTAAATATAATGACGAAGGGGTATGGCCATGGCGTAGGAATGAGTCAATGGGGAGCGAATGGAATGGCTCATAAAGGTTATAAATATGATGAAATATTAAAACATTACTTCAAAGGAGTAAGTATAGAGAATAAGTATTGA
- a CDS encoding AEC family transporter, with translation MNFMSTFNQVFMLFALILIGYTANKKKLITQNLNKELSNIVLYITLPCLIIKSMQYEFSIQMLKSSIGIIIISIAMYLMSIVISFFVIKNMDVKGKVKDILQYLIIFPNVGFMGYPVISAIYGDSGVFYTALFNMPFNILVWSFGVMIMSRHSEESSDMNLKKIIVNPGMLAIIVGYTLFLLSIKIPTPIYNILNVLANTTTPMSMILVGSILAQSSINDALKNKYLLIVSCLRLLIIPCIVFFTLKNVFHLNGLLLGIPSIVSGMPSAANCAIFATKYDNDHILASQGIFITTLLSVITIPLIVFLMNSKI, from the coding sequence ATGAATTTCATGTCTACATTTAATCAGGTATTTATGTTATTCGCACTAATATTAATAGGATATACAGCGAATAAGAAAAAACTTATAACTCAGAATCTCAATAAAGAGCTTAGTAATATAGTTTTATATATAACACTTCCTTGTTTAATAATAAAATCTATGCAGTATGAGTTTTCGATACAAATGCTAAAAAGTAGTATAGGAATAATAATAATATCTATAGCTATGTATCTAATGTCTATAGTAATATCTTTTTTTGTTATAAAAAACATGGATGTTAAAGGAAAGGTTAAGGATATATTACAGTATTTGATCATATTTCCTAATGTAGGATTTATGGGGTATCCTGTTATAAGTGCTATTTATGGAGATTCTGGAGTTTTTTATACAGCTTTATTTAATATGCCTTTTAACATATTGGTGTGGAGCTTTGGGGTTATGATAATGTCTAGACATTCTGAAGAGTCAAGTGATATGAACTTAAAGAAGATAATTGTTAATCCGGGAATGCTTGCAATAATAGTTGGGTATACTTTATTTTTATTATCTATAAAGATACCTACTCCGATATATAATATATTGAATGTTCTTGCAAACACTACAACGCCTATGTCTATGATACTAGTAGGATCTATACTAGCTCAATCTAGCATAAATGATGCTCTTAAGAATAAATATTTATTAATAGTATCTTGTTTAAGACTTTTGATTATTCCATGTATAGTGTTTTTTACTTTGAAAAATGTATTTCATCTAAATGGTTTATTATTAGGTATACCATCTATCGTATCTGGAATGCCAAGTGCTGCTAATTGTGCTATATTTGCAACTAAATACGATAATGATCATATACTAGCATCTCAAGGGATATTTATAACTACTTTGTTATCCGTAATAACAATACCGTTAATAGTCTTTTTGATGAACAGTAAGATATAA
- a CDS encoding peptidoglycan DD-metalloendopeptidase family protein, with translation MDNKKNKFKKLLEKDGFYLVLFVCVCLVALTAVWVTKNSIDNIASENGFVNYEQGELIDDDKVASNEDDEIHLIKEDGKAVPTSTDSKQNLADAKQKLKQEKQAKEEPNKEVAQTTKIKAIMPVEGKLGRDYSDNKPTYSATLEQWELHKGIDIQAKQGTPVSAFMDGEVLEVLKDSVQGITVKLKHQDNIVSVYSNLSLDTKVQKGKKVKCKDVIGNIGNTSIIESKEAPHLHFEVLKDNKNIDPLSIINSN, from the coding sequence ATGGATAACAAAAAAAATAAATTTAAAAAATTATTAGAGAAAGATGGGTTTTATTTGGTGCTGTTTGTATGCGTATGTTTAGTAGCTTTAACTGCTGTATGGGTTACTAAAAATAGTATAGACAACATAGCATCTGAGAATGGATTTGTTAACTACGAACAAGGAGAGTTAATAGATGATGATAAAGTAGCTAGTAATGAGGATGATGAAATTCATCTTATAAAAGAAGATGGCAAAGCTGTACCAACATCAACAGACTCTAAACAAAATTTAGCTGATGCAAAACAAAAATTGAAACAGGAAAAACAGGCTAAAGAAGAACCTAATAAAGAAGTTGCACAAACAACAAAGATAAAAGCTATTATGCCAGTTGAAGGTAAATTAGGAAGAGATTATTCTGATAATAAACCAACTTATTCTGCTACATTAGAACAATGGGAGTTACATAAAGGAATAGATATACAAGCCAAGCAAGGAACTCCTGTAAGTGCTTTTATGGATGGAGAAGTATTAGAGGTATTAAAGGATAGTGTACAAGGTATAACAGTTAAATTAAAGCATCAAGATAATATAGTAAGTGTTTATAGCAATTTATCTTTAGACACTAAAGTTCAAAAAGGTAAAAAGGTAAAGTGTAAAGATGTTATAGGTAATATAGGAAATACATCTATAATAGAGAGCAAAGAAGCACCGCATTTACACTTTGAAGTTTTAAAAGATAATAAAAACATAGATCCTTTATCTATAATAAATTCTAATTAA
- a CDS encoding phosphodiester glycosidase family protein: MNKKLIGFMLAGFFMLSSSTNIFASSIIRESQKEMMLANGVTYKNVYTFTESGIQNVNLVYVDLDNPDIKLDLLFNKEGFHTTQKVSDMVKNDSLDPNNGDILAAINADFFSMSKPAFSLGPMVKDGKILSTPHYQINKYSTFLADKNKNVFFNYIKPDVSITDLTKNTQIPIAAINKPSKYYANIVMYTSEYYKNSPGANDTYYDLCEVVVVDDVITDIRYGQPPVAIPDNGYVLLAAGNNGLTLRDSFTVGDQLQLNSAFSLDYQNNIDLAVGGGSLILKDGELYPPTQKVSGKSQRSAIGVTYDNKLILFTTDGRLPNVIGMKEEDVANYMKSLGCKDAMLFDGGGSTELIVNDKIVNNLVGGAERRIVDSLAIKSMAQKDEFSSIQAFIDNDFGYVNDKFKLTVNTFDSDLDPLNIPIENMNFSVSGIEGTFNKNIFTPTSAGEGIIHVEYGNKDASIPVSIVGKSNTDPNLVDELGDKGINIAFLSDMNKTNTLLDNLIHAQYKEDIEKNADNLFLLSNSNTGFDQNLNKPHYNFNGSYSSQVVDNNLIVNLNSSNGGFFKSAGQWDFFRNSLNTTLDNVFIVLNSKESLKVKDEASEFKRSLHEASKNKNIYVIYRGNDFNQTVENNVRFISIPDYKDVYKDNLLNDCRYLLINIDGTDIKYTYKKVLL; encoded by the coding sequence ATGAATAAAAAACTTATAGGATTTATGTTAGCAGGTTTCTTTATGCTTTCATCTTCAACTAATATATTTGCAAGTTCAATTATACGTGAAAGTCAAAAAGAAATGATGCTTGCAAATGGCGTAACCTATAAAAATGTATATACTTTCACAGAAAGTGGTATACAAAATGTAAATCTAGTTTACGTAGATTTAGATAATCCAGACATAAAATTAGATTTATTATTCAATAAAGAAGGATTTCATACAACTCAAAAAGTTAGTGATATGGTAAAAAATGATTCTTTAGATCCTAATAATGGTGATATACTAGCTGCTATAAATGCTGACTTCTTTAGTATGTCAAAACCAGCATTTTCATTAGGACCTATGGTTAAAGATGGAAAAATTTTATCAACACCTCATTATCAAATAAATAAATATTCTACATTCTTAGCTGATAAAAACAAGAATGTATTCTTCAATTACATAAAACCAGATGTTAGTATAACTGATTTAACAAAAAATACTCAAATACCAATAGCCGCTATAAACAAACCTAGTAAATATTATGCAAATATAGTAATGTACACAAGTGAATATTACAAAAACTCACCAGGAGCTAATGATACTTACTACGATCTTTGTGAAGTAGTTGTGGTAGATGATGTTATTACAGATATAAGATATGGACAACCTCCAGTTGCAATACCTGATAATGGCTATGTTCTATTAGCAGCCGGGAATAATGGTCTAACTCTTAGAGATTCTTTCACTGTAGGAGATCAGCTACAATTAAACTCTGCATTTAGCCTAGATTATCAAAATAATATAGACCTTGCAGTAGGGGGAGGAAGTTTAATTTTAAAAGACGGAGAGCTATATCCTCCAACACAAAAAGTTTCTGGAAAAAGCCAAAGGTCTGCAATAGGTGTAACTTACGATAATAAACTTATCCTATTTACAACAGACGGAAGACTTCCTAACGTCATAGGAATGAAAGAAGAAGATGTTGCTAATTATATGAAATCTTTAGGTTGTAAAGATGCTATGCTTTTCGATGGTGGAGGATCTACTGAGCTTATCGTAAATGATAAAATAGTAAACAACCTCGTAGGTGGAGCCGAAAGAAGAATTGTTGATTCTTTAGCTATTAAATCAATGGCTCAAAAAGACGAATTTTCATCTATTCAAGCATTCATAGACAATGATTTTGGATATGTTAATGATAAGTTCAAACTTACTGTAAATACATTTGATTCAGACCTTGATCCACTTAATATACCTATTGAAAATATGAATTTTAGCGTATCTGGAATAGAAGGAACATTTAATAAAAACATATTTACTCCAACTAGTGCAGGTGAAGGTATTATCCATGTAGAATATGGAAATAAAGATGCTTCTATCCCTGTATCTATAGTTGGAAAATCCAATACAGACCCTAATTTAGTAGATGAATTAGGAGATAAAGGAATAAACATAGCCTTTTTAAGCGATATGAATAAAACAAACACATTACTTGATAATTTAATTCATGCACAGTATAAAGAAGATATAGAAAAAAATGCAGATAATTTATTCTTATTATCTAATTCAAATACAGGATTTGATCAAAACTTGAATAAGCCCCACTACAATTTTAACGGATCTTATTCAAGTCAAGTTGTAGATAACAACCTTATAGTAAATCTTAATAGCTCAAACGGAGGATTCTTTAAATCTGCTGGTCAATGGGATTTCTTTAGAAACTCACTGAACACTACACTTGACAACGTATTTATAGTTCTTAATTCTAAAGAATCCTTAAAAGTAAAAGACGAAGCATCTGAATTTAAAAGATCTTTACATGAAGCTTCAAAGAATAAAAATATATATGTTATTTATAGAGGAAATGATTTCAATCAAACAGTAGAAAATAATGTAAGGTTTATAAGTATACCAGACTATAAAGATGTATATAAAGATAACTTGTTAAATGATTGCAGATACCTTTTAATTAATATAGATGGCACAGATATAAAATACACTTATAAAAAAGTTCTTCTTTAG
- the murA gene encoding UDP-N-acetylglucosamine 1-carboxyvinyltransferase: MSKIVVRKSQPLKGTVKINGAKNAVLPIIASTLLAKGKSVLKGVPNLRDVHVISDLLRHLGAKVEFNEDVLTVDATNIDTCEAPYELVRKMRASFLVMGPLLARFQSSKISMPGGCAIGTRPIDLHLKGFKSLGAHIEMDHGFIEAKADKLIGTKLYLDFPSVGATENIMMAAVFAEGTTIIENVAEEPEIVDLANFLNEMGANVKGAGTNTIKVKGVKELKGATHTVIPDRIEAGTYMVAAAITKGDILVDNVLIDHLKPTIAKLREVGCEVHEMDNAVRVIGPKEIKPTDIKTLPHPGFPTDMQSQFMALLSVSKGTGVVIETVFENRFMNVPELNRMGANIKIEGRSAVVQGVGQLQGSTVNATDLRAGAALILAGLVSEGETIIGDTYHIFRGYVDIDKKFNSLGANIEIIEE, encoded by the coding sequence GTGTCGAAGATAGTAGTTAGAAAAAGCCAGCCTTTAAAAGGAACAGTAAAAATAAACGGAGCGAAAAATGCAGTACTTCCAATTATAGCATCAACACTTCTTGCAAAAGGAAAGTCAGTATTAAAAGGAGTGCCAAACTTAAGAGATGTACATGTTATATCAGATCTTTTAAGACATTTAGGTGCGAAAGTTGAATTTAATGAAGATGTACTTACAGTAGATGCAACTAATATAGATACATGCGAGGCTCCTTATGAGCTTGTAAGAAAGATGAGAGCATCATTTTTAGTAATGGGACCGTTACTTGCTAGATTTCAAAGCTCTAAGATATCAATGCCAGGAGGTTGTGCTATAGGAACAAGACCTATAGACCTTCATCTTAAAGGATTCAAATCTTTAGGAGCTCATATCGAAATGGACCATGGGTTTATAGAAGCTAAGGCTGATAAGTTAATAGGAACTAAGTTATATCTTGATTTCCCATCTGTTGGAGCTACTGAAAATATTATGATGGCTGCTGTATTTGCAGAGGGAACTACTATAATAGAAAATGTTGCAGAAGAACCTGAAATAGTTGATTTAGCTAATTTCTTGAATGAAATGGGAGCAAATGTTAAAGGTGCAGGAACTAACACTATAAAAGTAAAGGGTGTAAAGGAGCTTAAAGGAGCTACTCATACTGTAATACCTGATAGAATAGAAGCTGGAACTTATATGGTAGCAGCAGCTATAACTAAAGGTGATATTTTAGTAGATAATGTACTAATAGACCATTTAAAACCTACTATTGCAAAGCTTAGAGAGGTTGGATGTGAGGTTCATGAAATGGACAATGCTGTAAGAGTTATAGGTCCTAAAGAAATAAAACCTACTGATATAAAGACTCTTCCTCATCCAGGTTTTCCAACTGATATGCAATCTCAGTTTATGGCGCTTTTAAGTGTTTCAAAAGGAACCGGTGTAGTTATAGAAACTGTATTTGAAAATAGATTTATGAATGTACCAGAACTTAATAGAATGGGTGCAAATATAAAGATAGAAGGAAGAAGTGCAGTAGTTCAAGGTGTTGGACAACTTCAGGGATCTACTGTTAATGCAACTGATTTAAGAGCAGGAGCTGCCTTAATACTTGCAGGACTTGTATCTGAGGGTGAAACTATTATAGGAGATACATACCATATATTTAGAGGTTATGTAGACATAGATAAGAAGTTCAATAGTTTAGGTGCGAATATAGAAATTATAGAGGAATAA
- the mreB gene encoding rod shape-determining protein MreB, with the protein MVNPNIGIDLGTATVLVYVKGKGIVLKEPSVVAIEKRTKKVLAVGEEARRMIGRTPGNIVAIRPLRDGVISDYDITEKMLKYFIDKVIVKKGFFKFFKPEIVVCVPSGVTEVEKRAVEEATKQAGARHVDLIEEPTAAAIGAGLDIAQAQGNMVIDIGGGTTDVAVISYGGNVVSTSIKVAGDKFDEAIIKYMRKQHNLLIGERTAENIKMNIGIAYPKDPEDTMDVRGRNLVSGLPTTIEITSNEMLKALNECIVQIADAVHSVLEKTPPELSADISDKGIVMTGGGSLLWGLDKLISKRTGIDVYIADDAVSCVAKGTGEVLNSGILKSIRK; encoded by the coding sequence ATGGTTAATCCAAACATAGGAATAGACTTAGGTACAGCAACGGTTCTTGTTTATGTAAAAGGTAAGGGAATAGTTTTAAAAGAACCGTCTGTAGTTGCTATAGAGAAAAGAACAAAAAAAGTTTTAGCTGTCGGAGAAGAAGCTAGAAGAATGATTGGAAGAACACCTGGAAATATAGTTGCTATAAGACCGCTTAGGGATGGAGTAATTTCTGATTATGATATTACAGAAAAAATGCTTAAATATTTTATAGATAAAGTTATAGTTAAAAAAGGATTTTTTAAATTTTTCAAACCAGAGATAGTTGTATGTGTTCCATCGGGAGTTACAGAAGTTGAAAAAAGAGCTGTTGAAGAAGCTACAAAGCAAGCAGGAGCTAGACATGTAGATTTAATAGAAGAACCAACAGCTGCAGCCATAGGTGCAGGACTTGATATAGCTCAAGCTCAAGGTAATATGGTTATAGATATAGGAGGAGGAACAACTGATGTAGCTGTAATATCATACGGTGGAAATGTTGTAAGTACTTCTATAAAAGTAGCGGGAGATAAATTTGACGAAGCTATAATAAAATATATGAGAAAACAGCATAACTTGCTTATAGGGGAAAGAACAGCTGAAAACATTAAAATGAACATAGGAATAGCATATCCTAAAGACCCTGAGGATACTATGGATGTAAGAGGAAGAAATTTAGTATCAGGACTACCTACTACTATAGAAATAACCTCTAATGAGATGTTAAAGGCTTTAAATGAATGTATAGTACAAATAGCAGATGCAGTCCATAGTGTACTAGAAAAAACACCTCCAGAATTATCTGCCGATATAAGCGATAAGGGAATAGTAATGACAGGTGGAGGATCTTTGCTTTGGGGACTTGATAAATTAATATCTAAGAGAACCGGTATAGATGTATATATAGCGGATGATGCGGTATCCTGTGTAGCTAAAGGTACGGGAGAAGTTCTCAATTCTGGGATATTAAAGAGTATTAGGAAATAA